In one Nicotiana sylvestris chromosome 8, ASM39365v2, whole genome shotgun sequence genomic region, the following are encoded:
- the LOC104227523 gene encoding RING-H2 finger protein ATL52-like has translation MVPVNNSRAYMSTRDCSQGFCSSYCPQWCYIIFPPPPPFDDFPDDDDDSGPNFSPLIIGIIGILASAFLLVSYYVIMSKCCGHRNAFRRRDEDHLNDSELEENQDPSNLEAWHVNTTGLDESLIKSITVLKYKKGGGLAEGTDCSVCLSEFQEDESVKLLLKCSHAFHVTCIDTWLKSHSNCPLCRATIVFVNASPPPLVIEVIEAPLINERTFRIQPQNDIEMGVREEDVEVAESRVLKSLITENMNAQIRRPVSMDQVSRGVLSIADILKFDHDEDCQMGDCRFHERDVGTSKQEVGEEVSSSENRNSTLPHCVSNPMAMKRSFSSGRFMFPKRATGQNMIIPL, from the coding sequence ATGGTGCCTGTAAATAATTCAAGAGCATATATGAGCACAAGGGATTGTTCTCAAGGATTTTGCAGTTCATACTGCCCACAGTGGTGTTATATAATCTTCCCACCTCCACCTCCATTTGATGACTTccctgatgatgatgatgattctggtCCAAATTTCTCTCCTCTAATTATCGGCATCATCGGAATTCTTGCCAGTGCTTTCCTTCTAGTTAGCTACTATGTCATAATGTCAAAGTGCTGTGGGCACAGAAATGCTTTTAGAAGAAGGGATGAGGATCATCTTAATGATTCAGAATTGGAAGAGAATCAAGACCCTTCAAATCTTGAGGCATGGCATGTGAATACGACAGGTTTAGACGAATCCCTGATCAAGTCGATTACAGTGTTGAAGTACAAGAAAGGAGGTGGATTAGCAGAGGGAACGGATTGTTCTGTATGTCTGAGTGAATTTCAAGAAGATGAAAGCGTTAAACTTTTACTAAAATGCAGCCATGCTTTTCATGTTACGTGCATTGATACATGGCTTAAATCTCACTCCAATTGCCCTTTATGTCGTGCTACTATAGTGTTTGTAAATGCTTCACCACCTCCTTTAGTTATTGAAGTTATCGAAGCTCCACTGATTAACGAAAGAACCTTCCGAATCCAACCTCAAAACGACATAGAAATGGGGGTCAGAGAGGAGGATGTAGAAGTTGCAGAAAGTAGAGTTCTCAAGAGCCTAATAACAGAAAATATGAATGCACAAATTAGAAGACCAGTATCAATGGATCAAGTGTCGCGAGGTGTTTTATCTATAGCTGATATACTAAAGTTTGATCACGACGAAGATTGTCAAATGGGAGATTGCCGGTTTCATGAGAGAGATGTTGGAACATCAAAACAAGAAGTAGGGGAAGAAGTAAGCAGTAGTGAGAATAGAAACAGCACACTACCACATTGTGTGTCAAATCCCATGGCTATGAAGAGATCTTTTTCCAGTGGGAGATTCATGTTCCCTAAACGTGCAACAGGACAGAACATGATCATTCCTTTGTGA